A window of the Xiashengella succiniciproducens genome harbors these coding sequences:
- the glyA gene encoding serine hydroxymethyltransferase, which produces MKRDEKIFELIDKERQRQMNGIELIASENFVSPQVLEAMGSVLTNKYAEGLPGARYYGGCQVVDQSESLAIERLKELFDAEWANVQPHSGAQANMAVLMTVLNPGDTFLGLDLAHGGHLSHGSPVNSSGLLYNPVAYGVKEDTGLVDYDMMEELAIKHKPKLIIGGASAYSRDWDYERMRAIADKVGALLMIDMAHPAGLIAAGLLKNPVKYAHIVTSTTHKTLRGPRGGIILMGKDFDNPFGKTTKKGEIRKMSSLLDSAVFPGIQGGPLEHVIAAKAVSFYEALQPEYKAYQKQVQRNAAEMARLLTEKGYKIISGGTDNHSMLVDLRTKFPDLTGKKAENSLVAADITANKNMVPFDDRSPFQTSGIRLGTPAITTRGLKEEHIAPIVDFIDRVLSNPDDEKVISEVHHEVNAMMKNFPLFAQ; this is translated from the coding sequence ATGAAGAGAGACGAAAAAATCTTTGAGCTGATTGACAAGGAACGTCAGCGTCAGATGAATGGTATCGAACTAATTGCATCGGAAAACTTTGTAAGTCCACAGGTCCTTGAGGCTATGGGCTCAGTGCTAACCAACAAATATGCCGAGGGTCTTCCGGGTGCCAGATACTATGGGGGCTGTCAGGTCGTTGACCAAAGCGAAAGCCTTGCTATAGAAAGACTGAAGGAATTGTTTGATGCAGAGTGGGCTAATGTCCAACCACATAGTGGTGCTCAAGCTAATATGGCCGTTCTGATGACCGTTCTGAATCCTGGTGACACATTTTTGGGTCTTGACCTGGCTCATGGAGGACACCTTTCTCACGGTTCACCGGTTAACAGCTCAGGTTTGCTATACAATCCAGTTGCATATGGTGTAAAAGAAGATACAGGTCTGGTTGACTACGATATGATGGAAGAACTGGCAATCAAGCATAAACCCAAACTGATTATCGGCGGTGCTTCTGCATATTCACGTGATTGGGATTACGAACGTATGCGTGCAATTGCCGACAAGGTAGGTGCTCTTCTTATGATTGACATGGCTCACCCTGCCGGTCTTATAGCTGCCGGTTTGCTTAAGAATCCTGTTAAATACGCTCATATAGTTACCTCTACCACTCACAAGACCCTAAGAGGTCCCCGTGGTGGTATTATCCTTATGGGTAAGGACTTCGACAATCCATTTGGCAAGACTACCAAGAAGGGTGAAATCAGGAAGATGTCATCATTGCTTGACTCAGCCGTATTCCCAGGAATTCAGGGTGGTCCACTGGAACACGTAATTGCAGCCAAGGCAGTTTCTTTCTACGAAGCACTGCAACCCGAGTACAAGGCTTATCAAAAACAGGTGCAAAGGAATGCCGCAGAAATGGCAAGACTCCTTACCGAAAAGGGATACAAGATTATTTCAGGCGGAACTGACAACCACAGCATGCTGGTTGACCTCCGTACTAAGTTCCCTGACCTGACTGGTAAAAAGGCAGAAAACAGCCTCGTAGCTGCTGACATCACAGCCAACAAGAACATGGTGCCATTCGACGACAGATCTCCTTTCCAAACATCAGGAATCCGTCTGGGTACCCCGGCCATTACAACACGTGGACTTAAGGAAGAGCATATCGCACCGATAGTTGATTTTATCGACCGCGTTCTGTCCAACCCCGATGACGAAAAGGTTATCTCTGAAGTCCACCACGAGGTTAACGCCATGATGAAGAACTTCCCGCTCTTTGCACAATAA
- the ilvD gene encoding dihydroxy-acid dehydratase, which translates to MSHKLNKYSRLITQDDSLPAAQAMLHAIGMDDNDQKKAQIGIVSTGFQGNPCNMHLNDLATALKKEIDRQDNLYGLIFHTIGVSDGITNGTTGMMYSLPSRELIADSIETVVSAQFYDAVVPIVGCDKNMPGALIAMGRLNRPGLMMYGGTVMKGSWKGKDLNIVSAFEAYGERLRGNISDFDYKGIIKHSIPGAGACGGMYTANSMAAAIECMGMSLPYSSSNPAVSPEKQNEASRIAKTVLLLLEKDLKPRDIMTRKAFENAIALIMALGGSTNAVIHLIAMAKAVDVQLGIDDFQAISDRVPYLADLKPSGEYLMEDLHNVGGIPAVMKFLLKEGLLDGNCMTVTGKTLGENLEDVPDLKSGQKIIRPLSNPLKKTGHLQILYGNLAPEGAVAKITGKEGESFEGPARVFENEVEAIEGIKNEVKPGEVIVIRNSGPKGGPGMPEMLKPTGAVMGAGLGKEVALITDGRFSGGSHGFVVGHITPEAYEGGPIGLIKNGDIISIDITSNSINVKLSDEELEARRKLWKRIEGPQLTGILKKFRRSVSSASLGCVTD; encoded by the coding sequence ATGTCACATAAGCTTAATAAATACAGCCGCCTTATTACTCAGGACGACAGCCTCCCTGCTGCACAAGCCATGCTTCATGCAATTGGCATGGACGATAATGACCAGAAAAAAGCCCAGATCGGCATAGTAAGTACGGGCTTTCAGGGCAACCCATGTAACATGCATCTCAACGACCTGGCAACAGCCCTCAAAAAGGAAATTGACCGTCAGGATAACCTCTACGGCCTTATATTTCACACAATAGGGGTTAGCGACGGCATTACAAACGGAACTACAGGCATGATGTACTCCCTCCCCTCACGTGAACTTATTGCCGACTCTATTGAAACAGTTGTGTCAGCACAATTCTACGATGCTGTAGTACCCATAGTGGGTTGCGATAAGAATATGCCCGGAGCCTTAATTGCCATGGGACGATTGAACCGACCGGGGCTAATGATGTATGGGGGAACAGTGATGAAAGGCTCGTGGAAAGGGAAGGACCTAAATATTGTATCTGCTTTTGAGGCATATGGAGAACGTTTGCGAGGAAATATCTCAGACTTCGACTACAAGGGAATCATAAAACACAGTATTCCAGGTGCCGGTGCATGCGGAGGTATGTACACCGCCAATTCAATGGCAGCAGCCATTGAATGTATGGGTATGAGCCTTCCCTATTCTTCGTCAAACCCAGCTGTAAGTCCGGAAAAGCAAAATGAAGCATCACGAATTGCTAAGACAGTGCTGCTCTTATTGGAAAAAGATCTGAAGCCACGTGATATTATGACCCGCAAGGCATTTGAAAATGCTATTGCCCTTATAATGGCTCTTGGAGGTTCAACTAACGCTGTGATTCACCTTATTGCCATGGCTAAGGCAGTAGATGTTCAGCTAGGTATCGACGATTTCCAGGCCATTAGTGATAGGGTGCCCTATCTGGCCGACCTCAAGCCCAGTGGGGAATACCTCATGGAGGATCTGCACAATGTGGGTGGCATCCCAGCTGTTATGAAATTCTTGCTTAAAGAGGGTCTACTCGATGGCAACTGTATGACAGTTACCGGAAAAACTCTTGGTGAAAATCTGGAGGACGTTCCAGATTTAAAATCCGGACAAAAGATAATACGACCTCTGAGCAACCCGCTCAAGAAAACAGGTCACCTTCAAATTCTCTATGGCAACCTGGCACCAGAAGGTGCCGTTGCAAAAATTACCGGTAAAGAGGGTGAAAGCTTTGAAGGCCCGGCCCGCGTTTTCGAAAATGAAGTTGAAGCTATTGAAGGAATTAAGAATGAGGTAAAACCGGGAGAAGTCATCGTGATTCGTAATAGCGGCCCCAAAGGCGGACCAGGGATGCCGGAAATGCTTAAGCCCACTGGTGCAGTAATGGGCGCAGGGTTAGGTAAGGAAGTTGCGCTAATAACCGACGGTCGCTTTTCTGGAGGATCACACGGTTTTGTGGTGGGACACATAACACCTGAAGCATATGAGGGGGGACCAATTGGCCTGATTAAAAATGGAGATATAATAAGTATTGATATTACGAGTAATAGTATTAATGTAAAACTTAGTGATGAGGAACTGGAGGCGCGTCGAAAACTCTGGAAGCGAATTGAAGGCCCACAACTTACAGGAATATTAAAGAAATTCCGACGTTCAGTAAGCTCTGCATCATTGGGCTGCGTAACCGACTAA
- a CDS encoding chloride channel protein, with the protein MLLIETIRNQFNRFVIWRVKNISHQSFLLILAMIVGLCSGLAAVILKNAIHVIHNLLTEGFDFTSWNYLYLLYPMAGIFITMLFVRYIVKDDISHGVTKILYAISKKDSNIKPHNSFTSVIGSSLTIGFGGSVGAEAPIVLTGASIGSNLGRIFHMNYKTITILIGCGAAGAIAGIFKAPMAGLMFTLEVLMLDLTAASIIPLLLSAVCAASVAYFFLGKAAEFTFILDTPFELGALPYYVVLGVLGGFVSLYVTYGTFYLEKRMGKIKNPFTKWLICGLVLSLLIFLFPPLYGEGYDTITAMLSGSIENILKNSFFYSFKDSIGIIFLVLIMIIGFKVVASTFTNAGGGVGGIFAPSLFIGAVTGYSLALLLNLLNINVPVAHFTLVGMAALMAGVMHAPLTAIFLIAEITNGYALFIPLILVSALSFLTHKYFEPHTIYTKRLARRGELITHHKDKAVLTLMRLNKVVETDFMCIYPEQTLGELVNVIAKSKRNLFPVIDRNQKLLGVVVLDDIREIMFNNELYTTTKVKRLMTFPPAFIEEDEPMESVMKKFDDTGAWNLPVVRDGKYLGFVSKSKIFSVYRKVLIHFSEE; encoded by the coding sequence ATGCTGCTTATTGAAACCATAAGGAATCAGTTCAATCGCTTCGTAATATGGCGAGTTAAGAACATCTCGCATCAAAGCTTCCTGCTTATACTTGCCATGATTGTGGGACTCTGCAGCGGACTAGCAGCAGTGATTCTAAAAAACGCAATCCACGTAATTCACAATTTACTTACTGAGGGATTTGATTTTACGAGCTGGAACTACCTCTACCTGCTCTATCCAATGGCAGGAATCTTCATCACAATGCTCTTTGTCAGATATATCGTAAAAGACGACATCAGTCACGGGGTAACCAAGATCCTTTATGCGATATCGAAAAAAGACAGTAATATCAAACCTCATAACTCATTCACCTCTGTAATAGGCAGTAGCCTCACCATTGGCTTCGGCGGCTCGGTAGGAGCCGAGGCGCCGATAGTCCTTACTGGAGCATCCATCGGTTCGAACCTGGGCCGTATCTTTCACATGAACTACAAGACCATCACGATACTTATCGGGTGCGGAGCTGCAGGTGCCATCGCAGGTATTTTCAAAGCCCCCATGGCCGGCCTTATGTTTACTCTGGAGGTCTTGATGCTGGACCTTACTGCTGCTTCGATAATTCCTTTGCTGCTTTCTGCTGTTTGTGCAGCATCGGTTGCCTATTTTTTCCTCGGAAAGGCTGCTGAGTTTACTTTTATTCTGGATACTCCGTTTGAACTTGGGGCCCTACCCTATTATGTTGTACTGGGAGTACTGGGAGGTTTTGTCTCCCTTTATGTCACTTACGGCACCTTTTACCTTGAAAAAAGGATGGGTAAGATCAAAAATCCCTTCACAAAATGGCTGATCTGCGGTCTGGTTCTGAGTTTGTTGATCTTCCTCTTCCCTCCGCTCTACGGTGAAGGTTATGATACAATAACAGCCATGTTGTCGGGGAGTATCGAGAACATTCTGAAAAACTCATTCTTCTATTCATTCAAGGATAGTATTGGAATTATCTTCCTGGTACTAATCATGATTATCGGCTTTAAGGTCGTGGCCTCGACCTTTACAAATGCCGGAGGTGGTGTGGGGGGTATCTTTGCACCCAGTTTGTTTATCGGTGCGGTAACAGGTTACTCGCTTGCATTGCTGCTCAACCTGCTAAACATTAATGTGCCTGTCGCACACTTTACCCTTGTTGGAATGGCTGCACTGATGGCAGGGGTTATGCACGCACCACTGACTGCAATCTTCCTTATTGCAGAGATAACTAATGGCTATGCACTGTTTATTCCATTGATTCTGGTGTCTGCTCTATCCTTTCTTACACACAAGTATTTTGAGCCACACACAATCTATACAAAACGTCTTGCACGGAGAGGCGAACTGATTACCCATCATAAGGACAAGGCAGTATTGACACTGATGCGTCTCAACAAGGTAGTTGAGACTGACTTTATGTGTATCTATCCGGAACAGACGCTTGGTGAACTTGTAAACGTGATTGCGAAATCCAAGAGAAACCTGTTCCCTGTAATAGACAGAAACCAGAAATTGCTTGGTGTGGTTGTACTTGATGATATCAGGGAGATAATGTTTAACAATGAGCTATATACTACAACCAAGGTCAAGCGCCTGATGACATTCCCACCTGCCTTTATCGAAGAGGACGAACCAATGGAGAGTGTTATGAAGAAATTCGATGACACGGGTGCATGGAACCTGCCGGTTGTCAGAGATGGTAAATACCTTGGATTTGTATCCAAGTCGAAAATATTTTCAGTTTATAGGAAAGTACTTATACACTTTTCGGAAGAGTAG
- a CDS encoding response regulator: MSDSKSLILLVDDSRLSIEILKDILLKHYRLLIAENGLEALKLACGDPRPDLILMDVVMPGIDGFETCRRLKTMPECCDIPVIFLTSQTTGENIIQGFDAGAVDYIPKPFNIPELLVRVRNHLTLKFARDQNERLMEKVETINSKLTAGIRYARKIQSASLPDAALMKSLLPPHFVFLQPKEIVSGDFYWVGEVEDNVVVVVADSTGHGVPGAFMSMFGMAQINQIVAVQKICTPSVILDTLRKEVIKAFKQTEASEIKDGMDISVISLNRESRTIQFAGAFNPLYMVRGGVLEAIPADSMPISIGLRYKSYTNHVLEYQTGDCFYMASDGYASQFGGPNDKKIKTSGLKKLMVEYAPLPMDAQKKAFTSFFENWKGNGEQTDDVLLMGLRME, translated from the coding sequence ATGTCAGACAGTAAATCACTTATATTGTTGGTAGATGACAGTCGTCTGAGCATTGAGATACTCAAGGATATTCTGCTAAAGCATTATCGCCTTCTAATAGCCGAGAATGGATTGGAGGCGTTGAAGCTGGCCTGTGGAGATCCGCGGCCTGACCTGATACTGATGGATGTCGTCATGCCTGGTATAGACGGGTTTGAAACATGCAGACGGCTGAAAACTATGCCCGAGTGCTGTGATATTCCGGTGATCTTCCTGACTTCCCAAACCACCGGTGAGAACATAATACAAGGCTTTGATGCCGGGGCTGTTGATTATATTCCTAAGCCTTTTAACATACCTGAATTGCTGGTAAGAGTAAGGAATCACCTGACACTTAAGTTTGCCCGGGATCAAAACGAAAGGTTGATGGAAAAGGTTGAGACCATCAACAGCAAGTTGACTGCGGGCATCCGCTATGCCCGCAAGATACAGTCTGCAAGCCTTCCCGATGCAGCACTGATGAAGAGTCTACTGCCACCCCATTTTGTTTTCCTGCAACCAAAAGAAATTGTAAGTGGTGACTTTTATTGGGTAGGTGAGGTCGAGGACAATGTTGTTGTGGTGGTTGCCGACAGTACAGGACATGGAGTCCCTGGAGCCTTTATGAGCATGTTTGGCATGGCCCAGATTAATCAGATAGTGGCTGTGCAAAAGATATGTACACCTTCTGTTATATTAGACACGCTCAGGAAAGAGGTAATCAAGGCATTTAAGCAGACAGAAGCAAGTGAGATAAAGGATGGAATGGATATCTCGGTTATAAGCCTGAACCGGGAAAGCCGAACCATACAGTTTGCCGGCGCTTTCAACCCGCTTTACATGGTAAGGGGAGGGGTGCTGGAAGCTATACCTGCTGATTCTATGCCTATTTCTATTGGCTTGCGGTACAAGAGTTATACAAATCATGTACTTGAGTATCAGACTGGTGACTGTTTTTACATGGCATCAGACGGTTATGCCAGTCAGTTTGGTGGCCCCAACGACAAGAAGATTAAGACTTCCGGACTCAAGAAGCTGATGGTGGAGTATGCTCCTCTACCTATGGATGCCCAGAAAAAGGCCTTTACTTCATTCTTTGAAAACTGGAAAGGTAATGGCGAACAAACTGACGATGTACTGCTAATGGGACTTAGAATGGAATAA
- a CDS encoding VOC family protein, with protein MLFNFKVEFHQPFPDPYFKFNEAVSFVINCKDQDEVDYYWEALTSNGGEEGPCGWCKDKYGLSWQVIPIEYYELVNSEDPAVREKAMKTTMMQTKIILSELK; from the coding sequence TTGCTTTTCAACTTCAAGGTTGAATTTCATCAGCCTTTCCCAGATCCTTATTTCAAATTTAACGAAGCAGTTTCGTTTGTAATCAACTGCAAAGATCAGGATGAGGTTGATTATTACTGGGAAGCTCTGACTTCAAATGGAGGTGAGGAGGGACCCTGCGGTTGGTGCAAGGACAAGTATGGACTCTCCTGGCAGGTTATTCCAATAGAGTATTACGAATTGGTCAACAGTGAGGATCCTGCTGTGAGGGAAAAAGCAATGAAAACCACCATGATGCAGACTAAGATAATTTTGTCGGAGCTGAAGTAG
- a CDS encoding PhzF family phenazine biosynthesis protein: MPSPTAKIKGNPAAVCILDIWFTPTLEVDLCGHATLVAAYRLFELHRQASRN, translated from the coding sequence ATGCCTTCACCGACCGCCAAGATTAAAGGCAATCCAGCCGCTGTTTGTATCCTTGACATCTGGTTTACACCGACCCTTGAGGTCGATTTGTGTGGGCATGCGACTCTTGTTGCTGCCTATAGATTGTTTGAGCTACATAGACAAGCATCCCGAAATTAG